The Aerosakkonema funiforme FACHB-1375 genome includes the window GAGGTCGGTTCGTTGTTGGCCAAATAACTTAGCAAAGACGGGATTCACCACCAAACACTGAAAATCGCTAATTTCTTCAGTTATGGGATCTCTTACCGCTTCCCAAGCGGCAATACCATCTTGAGAGCTATTTAATAACCTGGCAAGTAAAGCGCGAGATTGGTAGAGAATTTCTACGGTTTGTTGATGTTGTTGGATTTGTTCTCTCAACTGGCGTTTTTGTTGTTGGATAGTCAGTTGATTTTGAATCCTGGCTATAACTTCTTCTGGTTGAAAAGGTTTGGTGATATAATCAACTCCACCTACTTTAAAGGCTTTTACTTTATCCATAACTTCGTCTAGCGCACTTAAGAAAATTATCGGAATTTCTGAGGTAGTTTCATCGGCTTTTAGGGCTTGGCAAACTTTATATCCATCCATTTCTGGCATTTTAATATCCAGTAAAATGATATCTGGTGGGTTATTGCCGATCGATCTTAATGCCATCTGACTGTTGGTGACACTGCGAACTTTATAACCGCGTTTGGTTAATACGTATGTTAAAAAAAGCAGGTTTTCACTGGGATCGTCAACAATTAAGATATTGCCTTTGGAACCTGAACTTTCATCAGTGTGGTTTTCTGCTATTTCTTCTTCCAGGAAACAAGGTATCGGGGAAAGCGTTTCTATTACCAACCGAAGGTTATTTTTGGTGATTTTTTCCCCAAAAACGTCTGAAAGGCGCTGCCATAACAGGGAGGCCAAATCTTTAATATAACCGATGCTGAGAAATAAGCTTTCGGCAACTTTGGTGTAAGTTTCGTTGTCCCAAGCAGCTTTGAGAATTTCTTTTTCTGGAAGAGTCAATTGTTTCCCTGTTTTCGATTTTAGGGTAGCTTCTATAAGTTGCAGTGCTTCTTCGCTTGTCATGGTTGACTTAGTATTTTTTTTGCAGACTATTTGTATTTGCATATTGTCACTCAACTTAATTTGTTATCAATAGGCTGGCATCGTTGAAGTTCATCACTTGTGCGATCGCACCCTACTCCCTAGCAGGAAGTAAACTTTATTGATGCTTACCTGCAATAGCTCAGTAAAAACACTGTATTTAGTTTCCACTATCTA containing:
- a CDS encoding response regulator — translated: MTSEEALQLIEATLKSKTGKQLTLPEKEILKAAWDNETYTKVAESLFLSIGYIKDLASLLWQRLSDVFGEKITKNNLRLVIETLSPIPCFLEEEIAENHTDESSGSKGNILIVDDPSENLLFLTYVLTKRGYKVRSVTNSQMALRSIGNNPPDIILLDIKMPEMDGYKVCQALKADETTSEIPIIFLSALDEVMDKVKAFKVGGVDYITKPFQPEEVIARIQNQLTIQQQKRQLREQIQQHQQTVEILYQSRALLARLLNSSQDGIAAWEAVRDPITEEISDFQCLVVNPVFAKLFGQQRTDLMEKFTLKKLLNQLNPTLFDSLVKVVERGATIEREFYWKKDNLQIWYRLMAVKFGDGCLITVHDITNFKLLEYKINMEAQLLE